One window of Ziziphus jujuba cultivar Dongzao chromosome 5, ASM3175591v1 genomic DNA carries:
- the LOC107403785 gene encoding uncharacterized protein LOC107403785 produces the protein MTKTLANFPNINNHPHFLNSLISNSSMDFFKSVLADDPPPSDSDESQREDQHEVVEEEEEEEEEVSGPEPNLNNRNTAWSFGGLIKTLATKSESVIQNYRRDLEDFRTELKNETSAIREVASRAVKDLPASLEVGASVAQESLESVGQAIDDIGSTVWKSTAGIIAQGRETLLVADLHSDHSDINNSYNNNKQLTSSSSRSLDFKPYSRFEAQVRAIQSNKNTYLEEPEDLDNYQVWKSGFSLDEKKEEIEKLMAENVIISEIYGNLVPDKAEHESFWYRYLYRFHRLKEVEDARAKIVKRAISGEDEDLSWDVDDEDEEEEDNRGGSVSKVNSSLNAELEKQTSSGGEVITAKKRSDSESVERSGSDDIDKKFDEREATEEGKTESRDSSCKDSDVSIVSRPEEEDLGWDEIEDIRSSDESKGGVDAAVGGSTNRADLRKRLSAAEEDEDLSWDIEDDDDDDASKDGTVKA, from the coding sequence ATGACAAAAACCCTagcaaattttccaaatatcaatAACCATCCCCATTTCTTAAATTCCTTAATATCTAATTCTTCCATGGATTTCTTCAAGTCCGTCTTGGCCGATGATCCACCGCCTTCCGACTCCGATGAGTCCCAACGGGAAGACCAACACGAAgttgtagaagaagaagaagaagaagaagaagaagtttcaGGCCCGGAACCGAACCTTAACAATCGAAATACCGCTTGGAGCTTCGGGGGTTTGATCAAGACGTTAGCAACGAAATCCGAGTCCGTGATCCAGAATTACCGCCGGGATCTCGAGGACTTCAGGACTGAATTGAAGAATGAGACATCGGCGATACGAGAAGTGGCCTCACGCGCCGTCAAGGACCTACCTGCCTCCCTCGAGGTCGGTGCGTCCGTGGCCCAGGAATCTCTCGAGTCGGTCGGCCAAGCCATTGATGACATCGGCAGCACCGTCTGGAAATCGACGGCCGGGATTATAGCCCAAGGTAGGGAAACACTCTTGGTCGCCGATCTGCATTCTGATCATTCGGATATTAACAACagctacaataataataaacaattaactAGTAGTAGCAGCCGGAGCTTGGATTTCAAACCATACAGCAGGTTCGAAGCTCAGGTTCGTGCAATCCAGAGCAATAAAAACACTTACTTGGAAGAACCTGAGGATTTGGATAATTACCAGGTGTGGAAATCAGGGTTCTCATTGGATGAGAAAAAGGAAGAGATTGAGAAATTGATGGCGGAAAATGTAATTATCAGCGAGATTTATGGCAATCTTGTTCCTGATAAGGCTGAGCATGAGAGCTTCTGGTACAGGTACTTGTACAGGTTTCATAGGTTGAAGGAAGTTGAGGATGCTAGAGCTAAGATCGTGAAGCGAGCAATTTCTGGGGAAGACGAGGATTTGAGTTGGGATGTGGACgatgaagacgaagaagaagaagataatcgTGGTGGGTCTGTTTCAAAGGTTAATTCGAGTTTGAATGCTGAGTTGGAAAAGCAAACTTCTTCTGGTGGAGAAGTTATCACTGCAAAGAAACGGAGTGACTCAGAGAGTGTTGAAAGAAGTGGCAGTGACGATATAGACAAGAAATTTGATGAGAGAGAGGCAACGGAGGAGGGGAAGACAGAGAGTCGTGATTCTTCTTGCAAAGACAGCGACGTTTCGATTGTGTCAAGACCCGAGGAAGAAGATCTTGGGTGGGATGAGATCGAAGATATTAGAAGTAGCGATGAGAGTAAAGGAGGAGTAGATGCTGCTGTTGGTGGGAGCACCAACAGAGCTGATTTGCGAAAGCGGCTCAGTGCCGCTGAGGAAGATGAAGATCTCAGTTGGGATATTGaagatgatgacgatgatgatgccAGTAAAGATGGAACCGTCAAAgcttga